Proteins found in one Zea mays cultivar B73 chromosome 1, Zm-B73-REFERENCE-NAM-5.0, whole genome shotgun sequence genomic segment:
- the LOC118476195 gene encoding uncharacterized protein: MAHGATVPLGKSMRRALRTAIGIPKKNKPPPPPLLPNGSGRDPGVSMELSSSSSVAARKEAVVRVVMRGGVVEVYPGVVLACTVIRNHPPGLCLAHPDVFRNPHGAVVRPLEPLFPGQKFLLLPETTVVRLKQRIPESSIGAFADEEEYGDEDETSSSSSSSEADEVGAMTACSARDYFVARDRWSECRFRRLVEQGFAVEPSKDGDDDDDEPAEREKDRARATTKKGNRKRRKGRRRRDRRSSPVPQLLPVGLRGFATARRTWEPSLPSVEEEEEEAAVSPRHRPPSGANKRSCMNRYQ; the protein is encoded by the coding sequence ATGGCGCACGGCGCCACGGTTCCGCTGGGCAAATCGATGCGGCGCGCGCTGCGGACCGCCATCGGCATACCCAAGAAGaataagccgccgccgccgccgctgttgCCAAACGGCAGCGGCAGGGACCCGGGCGTGTCCATGGAGCTGAGCAGCTCGTCGTCGGTGGCGGCGAGGAAGGAGGCGGTGGTGCGGGTGGTGATGCGCGGCGGGGTGGTGGAGGTgtacccgggcgtggtgctggcgTGCACCGTCATCCGGAACCACCCGCCGGGGCTGTGCCTGGCGCACCCGGACGTGTTCCGCAACCCGCACGGCGCCGTCGTCCGCCCGCTCGAGCCGCTCTTCCCCggccagaagttcctgctgctcCCCGAGACCACCGTGGTCCGGCTCAAGCAGAGGATCCCGGAGAGCTCCATCGGCGCCTTCGCGGACGAGGAGGAGTACGGCGACGAGGACGAgacgtcgtcgtcctcctcctcctcggagGCTGACGAGGTTGGCGCCATGACGGCGTGCAGCGCCAGGGATTACTTCGTGGCCAGGGACCGGTGGTCGGAGTGCCGCTTCAGGAGGCTCGTGGAGCAGGGGTTCGCCGTGGAGCCGAGCaaggacggcgacgacgacgacgacgagccgGCCGAGAGGGAGAAGGACAGGGCAAGGGCGACGACGAAGAAGGGGAACAGGAAGAGGCGGAAGGGGAGGCGGCGGAGAGACCGTCGTagtagtccggtgccccagctgcTGCCGGTGGGGCTCAGGGGATTCGCGACGGCGAGGAGGACGTGGGAGCCCAGCCTGCCGTccgtggaggaggaggaggaggaggccgcCGTCTCTCCTCGCCACCGTCCTCCGTCGGGGGCCAACAAAAGGTCATGCATGAACCGCTATCAGTAA